From the genome of Candidatus Cybelea sp.:
GGCTAGCTACGACACGGAACTGGAAGAGACTTTAGGCGAGCTTTTTAATAGGCTCGCGACGGATGAGAACAGCCCACTCCTGGGGCTCATGTCGCCATCCAAAAAGGCGACAGGTAAGCTGTCGCGAGTGACAGTGAATGGAGCCCTCAAGCCGGTGTTAGCTAAGCTAGACGATCCAGACATCGAGCGAACGTATGACGTCATCAGCGAATACCTGCACGCCGTCACATCCATTCTTAAGTCAAAGAAACAGCTCAAGGCGATAACCTCTCCCACTGTGTTCCGAGCGTTTCTAGCGTTGTTTCCCGAAGTGGCGACCCGAGTAAAGGATCGATATAACGGCGAATTCACAAAACGGAACTTTTCTCGTGAACTTCAGCCGTTATCCGATAGACTTACTGCAGGCCAACTTTCCAAGCCCGGCGACAGCTATAGGGTCTTTTATTCAACGTTAAGCCGACACCTAGAGCGTAAGCTTTCGCTTTAGCACTATGTCGACAGGATATTACGTTGCCGCAGTCTTGCCGGCCGCAATTATCCAAAAGCAGTCCTCGAGCGCAGACTCTTTGCGAAATTTTATCCTTAAAGGAAACTATGCGATTTACGCTGATACTGACCCTTTGGAGTTGACGGCTTCCGCCCCTGATCAACTCTTGGACGCATGGTGTGGTGATATATCACGAATTGCGAGCGCAGCATTCGAATCCGCGGCTAGCGATGTTTCCGTTAAAGACCTGCCGCGTTCACTAGGGTGGCTTTTGATCAAATCGTATTACGCAGCTTTTTTAGCGCGCACGCCCTCCTAAGAATGAATGGTAGTTCCCTAGCTTACTTTGATAGCAGAGGCATCGCTGCTCTGGTCAGGGCGGCTCGAACCTATTCCGTGTCGATTTCGCCAACTTCTGGATTATCGCCAACAAGGATCGTCGGCTCCGGTAACACTCTTGAAATCACTTCAAGTAAGCTTTCCGGGCATGGACATGCGGCTGTTTGGGAGGCATTTGACGATTTTCTTGATGATGTTACTCGCAAGGTTGCAACGCTTCCCACGACAGCGGAGACGAAAGATGCACTCGACCAACTTTTAAAGTTAACATCGTACTTGCGTCGGTCCGGCGTTGCTTGGTTGTCCGCAACGAGAAATGAAATAAATTACAGGCAGTTGCTCGATGTATGGTTTCCATATGGAAGGTCAAGGCCGGACCACAGGAGGGTCTTGAGAATGGCAAGTCAATGGGCGAACGCTTTCAAGGTAGATAGACATCTCCCTAAAGCGGATCACGCAGGACTCATTCTGCTTGATTTATCGATGTTAATCGTGCGTCTGTGCCGAGAAGTGGTGCTCGCGGCGGCGGAGCTTAATACAGCAGGGAGATCGTTTTTGAATAACACAACGATAAAGATGTTGAGATTGGTTGGAGGTCATGGAGCGTAAAGTGGTCGAGTCAAGGAATAAGGCTGAACCGGCCTGACAGCAACGCGCCCGGCGCTGGGGCGTTTTGAACGCCCATGGCTCCCATCCGCGCGTGATTGTCCCCTCGGACAGCGGATGACGCTGCGCCTCGCCGGCCCGCGTGTCCGGTTTTGGAGCCCCTCTTTATTAACCCATGGGCTTCGCCGACGCGCTCTCCAGCGCGGGCGTAAAGTATCTCGCCGCGAGTCCCGAGACGATGCTCGCGCCCGGCGTGCCGAGCAACGTGGCGCACGCGATCGCCGCCCACGAGAACGACCCGAGCGCGATGGCCCACAGCGTCGTCGGCGACGTCATGCGCACGAAATACGACGCCGGCGATTTCGGCGGTTTCGGGCCGGCCGCCGCCTTCGACGTGCTGGACGTGAGCCCGGAGAAGATTCGCTCCGCGGAAGCGTCGATCAAACGCCTCAACGACGACGTCGCCGCGCAAGCTCGTAACCGCGACGTTGGCGGCGCCGTGCGCGAAGACGCCCGCGCAATTCCCGGGATGGTGCGCTTCCCCGGCGGCTCTGCCATGCCGTGGCACGCCGATCGTCCCGCGATCGCTTTCTACGACACGCTCGCCAGCGACGGCCGGCTGGATGCCGGGTTGCGCGGCGATGCAAAAGCCGCCGCTGATGCCGTGGGGAACCTGGTACTTGCCCACCGGGAGAGCGGCGAGTTCGGGCCGTTTGGCGGCGCGGACTACAGCGATGCCGCCGGCCCGACCGTGCACTTACCCACGTCGGCTAAGCAGATCGATCCCTGGGCCTCGGCCGGCGTCACCGAGACGCACAACGCGTTCTATACGAAGGTCGACGAAGGCGCGATGACGCGGGTGCTCGCCTAGCATCCGGAGGCCGCCATCCGTTGGGGCTACTCTGAATCAGGTGGTAGCCCTGAAGGCGGCCGCGATAGAAAGTATGCCGGCGGATAAGGCGCGGGGATCGGCTGGAAGACGCGCGGTTTCTGCTTGAAGTCAAAGCTGTCCACAAGGCTGGTGGCGCGCGTATCGGTGTATCCTCTGGAAGCCGGTCCGAGCGAATCGAGCTGGAACGTTTCCTCGATGAGTTTGAGAACGCTGCCGAATTCGTACGGCGTATGCGAAACGTACTCGACCTTTGCGTAAGGCGAGATGATGATACATGGAACTCGAATGCCGAGACCGACGAAATCGCGTTGTGGGGGCGACACGTTGTCGTACCATCCACCCCAGTCGTCCCAAAGCACGACGATAGCAGTGGTGTTCCAGTATTGGCTCTCACCGATTGCATTCACCACACTCGCTACCCACGACGCTCCCTTGTCGCTCTGCGAGCCGGCGTGATCGGAGTCCATGCCATCTGGGATCACCCACGATACCTGCGGGAGCCTTCCATGTGCGATATCTCTGAGCACCGTCGTTTGAGGCGAGATGACGTTCCTCTCCCAGTCGGGCCCAAACCGCACTTTCCGCATGGCCGCAAACGGCGACCAGAGCCGCGCTAACGCATACCTGCCTTGCGGCGCGTAGTACCTCCAGCTTATGCGCGCGGCGTCGAGCGTCTCCGCCATCGTATTATATTGTGTAAAGCATGGAAACGGTCCGTTCCCGCTCCTCTCGCGTTGCGGGTTCAGCAGATACGTCCACGTGCCAGCCGGAGCATCGCAACCCCAAGGCTGCCCGGTCGGACCGTCGACCTCGGCTTCATCGGCGCTAATGTTGGTCGTGCTCGCGACCAAATCGAGGTGGGCCGTAAACGATGGCCCGAACATCGTCGGAAACATGTGGTCCGCCAGCACGTATTCGCGCGCCATCGTCCAATACGGAGTGACTTGCTTACGCTGGAGATACGCGTAGACATAGGTTCCGGCCGGCCTATTGTTCGTGTAGAGGCTTCTGTCGAATCCGTTCATGCGGCCGTGGTTCCAGTCGGCCATTGCATTGCCCCAGTTGTGGAGTACATCCGGCCCCTTGAAGGTGATCGCGCGAAGGCGAACTCTGGCTCCAGTGTGCGTGTAGCCGTAAAACGTCGTATCGGCACCCTTGAAGCCGGCAAAAATGTCGTTGAAGGTCCGATTCTCCTGCACGATGAGAACGACGTGCTTGATGTACTTGCCCTCGGGCCCCTTTTGTGGCGGTCCCTGCGTCGGCGGCGTAATCGGGACCGGCGAGCTGCTGCCGCCACTCGAGGAACAGCCCGCGAACGCTGCTGCAATGAGAAAGACGACGCCGAGGCAACGCGTCATATCTGACCCCGCATTCTCCAGATGGTGCGTTATGGTTCTCTTTTTCGAGCGAGCGCAGCCCGATTCCGGCCGGACGCCGGTTTCGGACGACCGCGCGGGCTAAGAGGCTGCCGCCGTTTTCGTGCCTAACGGCGGAGCTGCGCGCGCGAGGGATAGATTGGCCGGTTGATGATTCGCTCGAGCGTCGGCGCGGGAGCCTTCAGCGCCAACTCGCAGAAGCGGGCAAAAGCATCGCGTGTCGCTTCGCCCTCGGCGTACCGCTCGTTGCGCTCCATCTCGATTCGTCCGCTCACCGGGAGAAAGCGAACGTAACGGCCCTCGTCGTCCTCGCCCAGTTCCACGAGCTGCGCGTCCGAAAAGATGCGCAGCGCGGCGCCGACGCTGCGATCGCGAACGCCATCGGAGTCCAAGGCCCCCGTAAGCGCGACGTTGTCGCCGTGCACGACGCCGTCGCGCGCGAGGCTGCGCAGGCCGCGATAGATCTCGCGCAGCCGCGCGAGCGGGGGCGCGTCGAGGTCGATCAGGAACTCGTTGAGGGTGCGGTCGTGCTGCCCGAAGAGCAGGTGAATGCGCGCCGGGCCGCCGTCGCGCCCCGCCCGCCCGGCCTGCTGATTGAACTCCCCCGAATCGAAGTTGAGATGGTAGAGCACGACGTGACGCACGTCGGGCAAGTCGATGCCCTCGCCAAACGCCGAGGTCGCGATGATCACCCGCAGCCGGCCCTCGCGAAAGAGCCGCTCGATCTCCAATCGCTCGCCGTTGGGCATCTTACCGTGGTAGAACATCACTTCGTCGCCCAGCTCTTTGCGCAATCGCTTGGCGACTTTCGTGACCTCCGAACGTGAGTAGCAGTAGACGATTCCCTTCTCCCGCTGCTCGCCCCGCGCAGCGAAGAGCTCGGTGAGGTAGCCGATCTTGTCTTTGGTACCGCGCGCGTCGACGACGTCGAGATTCTCACGCACCGTGGGGTCGATCACCCACGATTCGATGCGCAGGTCGGCGACGATCCGCGCGAATGCCTCGTCGGTCGCAGTGGCGGTCAGCGCGAGCACTTGGGGATTGCCGAGCGACCGGATCGTATCGGCGAGCCGAGCGTAGGCGGCCCGATGCCGCGACTCGTGCAGATGGTGCGCCTCGTCGACGACCACGAACGACGGAGCGCTCTTGCCTCGCAGCGCGTCGCGGTGGAACTCGAGAAACTCCGGCGTCGCGAGCACGACGTCCCAGGCTCCCGCCTCAAGCGCCGCAAAGAGCGCCTCACGCTCGAGCGCGTCGATCGAGCCGTTGGCTCGAAAGAAGCGCAAGCCCATCGGCTCGAGCGTTCGCACGAGCGCCTCGTATTGATCGTTGGCCAGCGCCCGCAGGGGATAGACGACCAGCGTGCGGCCGCTGCCGCTAAAGGCGCGCATCGCCGCGGTGTACTGAAAGCAGAACGATTTACCGCGCCCGGTTCCCAGCACCGCCAGCGTATTCTTCCCGGCCTCGACGCGCTCGAGAACCGCCAGCTGCGCTTCGTGCGGCCGAGCGGTTCCGATCAGCGCCGCGCGTACCAGCTCGCTCGTCTGCGCTGCATCGGTCTCGCCTCCGGCACGCATGGTTTGCAGCGACCGCTCGCGTGCACTGCGCAGCGGAGCGGCATCGCGCTCGATGAGAATGTTGACGCCGCGACTTCTACCGCTTACGGCCTGCGCTGAGCCCGTCGAGCCCCCGGTCAGCGAGGCGACCCGCGCGCGATACCGCGCACCCGCATCGATCAGCGGCGCGATATGGGCGGCTAACTTCTTGTTCAGAAAGCCCAGCTGCAGGTGGCCGTAGCACACGGCGACGGCGTTGGCGTCGTGCGGGTTCTCCGGCTGCCGCCGCAGTTCGAGCGGCGCCTCGGCGCGCATGCCGGCGATGACGTCCTGGCGCCCTTCGAAGGAGACGCCGGCGAGCTTAGTGTGAAAGCGGGTTGCGTCGTCGATCGTCGAGTAGGGATCGCGCAGATACTCATCGCCGGCCGCAAAGACGCGCTCGACGAATGCACTGGCCTCGTCGAAGGCGCTCCCTTCGGCGGCCGCATCGGTTTCGCCGGCCGCGCTCGCGGCCTCGAGCGATGTCGCTTGTGAAAAAGAACGAAGAACCGCCTCGAAGGCAGCCTCCGACGGTGTGGGCGGGGGGAGCGCGCTAGGGCGCGCCGCCTTCTTCGGGCCGCTCGGCGCCTGAGTGCTGGTGCTCGGTTGAATCTTCGAGGTTGAGCGAGATCTCTTCGTGGCCTTGTTCCAACGCTTCATCGTGCAGGCCCGCCTTCTGTGCGTCGAGAGGATCGATGCCCTCTTCTTGCGCCAGCAGCGGCTCCTCGACGGCAACCGCGCCGTTCTCCTCCGGCCGGCGCTTGCGATAGCGTTGCACGGGAGCCGGAGAGACCGAACGCGCTGCCTTCGCCTTTTGCCGGCGTTCGCGCCGCGCCGCGACGATGTCCTCGCGCGGCGCCCCGCCGCGGCCTTGCGGCGACGTCGCGTCGCCGCGCGAGCGCGTGGTCACGCTGCGCTCCGCCCCGACGCCGAGCTTGCGGCGCTTTGCCGCTGCCTCGAGCTGGCGCTTACGAAAGCCGAGCACCAAGGGTGCGGAGTAGAAGATCGAGTGGTAGCCGCCCGAGCAGATGCCGACGAGCAGCGCAAATGCAAAGTTCTTGAGGCTCGCGCCGCCGAGGGCGAGCAGCGCCACCAAGGTAATCACCACGGTCGCCAGCGTGTTGAAGGAGCGCGTCATCGTCTGCTTGATCGACTCGTTGACGATCTTCTCGTACGGCGCGCCGGCCATCAGCTTGGTGTTCTCGCGTATTCGGTCGAGAATGACGATCGTGTCCATGACCGAGTAGCCGATGACGGTCAGCACCGCGGCTAAGAACGCGTCGTCGGCCCGGCGGTCGGCGAGCGCGTAGATGCCGATCATCATCGCCGCGTCGCGCACCAGCGCGATGACGGTGACCAAACCGAAGATGTAGTTCCAGCCGAAGCGGAAGGCGATGTAGAGGAACTGGATGCCG
Proteins encoded in this window:
- a CDS encoding alkaline phosphatase family protein, which produces MTRCLGVVFLIAAAFAGCSSSGGSSSPVPITPPTQGPPQKGPEGKYIKHVVLIVQENRTFNDIFAGFKGADTTFYGYTHTGARVRLRAITFKGPDVLHNWGNAMADWNHGRMNGFDRSLYTNNRPAGTYVYAYLQRKQVTPYWTMAREYVLADHMFPTMFGPSFTAHLDLVASTTNISADEAEVDGPTGQPWGCDAPAGTWTYLLNPQRERSGNGPFPCFTQYNTMAETLDAARISWRYYAPQGRYALARLWSPFAAMRKVRFGPDWERNVISPQTTVLRDIAHGRLPQVSWVIPDGMDSDHAGSQSDKGASWVASVVNAIGESQYWNTTAIVVLWDDWGGWYDNVSPPQRDFVGLGIRVPCIIISPYAKVEYVSHTPYEFGSVLKLIEETFQLDSLGPASRGYTDTRATSLVDSFDFKQKPRVFQPIPAPYPPAYFLSRPPSGLPPDSE
- a CDS encoding helicase-related protein, encoding MKRWNKATKRSRSTSKIQPSTSTQAPSGPKKAARPSALPPPTPSEAAFEAVLRSFSQATSLEAASAAGETDAAAEGSAFDEASAFVERVFAAGDEYLRDPYSTIDDATRFHTKLAGVSFEGRQDVIAGMRAEAPLELRRQPENPHDANAVAVCYGHLQLGFLNKKLAAHIAPLIDAGARYRARVASLTGGSTGSAQAVSGRSRGVNILIERDAAPLRSARERSLQTMRAGGETDAAQTSELVRAALIGTARPHEAQLAVLERVEAGKNTLAVLGTGRGKSFCFQYTAAMRAFSGSGRTLVVYPLRALANDQYEALVRTLEPMGLRFFRANGSIDALEREALFAALEAGAWDVVLATPEFLEFHRDALRGKSAPSFVVVDEAHHLHESRHRAAYARLADTIRSLGNPQVLALTATATDEAFARIVADLRIESWVIDPTVRENLDVVDARGTKDKIGYLTELFAARGEQREKGIVYCYSRSEVTKVAKRLRKELGDEVMFYHGKMPNGERLEIERLFREGRLRVIIATSAFGEGIDLPDVRHVVLYHLNFDSGEFNQQAGRAGRDGGPARIHLLFGQHDRTLNEFLIDLDAPPLARLREIYRGLRSLARDGVVHGDNVALTGALDSDGVRDRSVGAALRIFSDAQLVELGEDDEGRYVRFLPVSGRIEMERNERYAEGEATRDAFARFCELALKAPAPTLERIINRPIYPSRAQLRR
- the secF gene encoding protein translocase subunit SecF, which gives rise to MLFRRLNWNIVGWFRIVSTISYLVIALGFGAMIYHGFQGGKGFQPSHMLRLGLSFTGGTDISVQFTQPTTADKVKSALTGLGLTDESVTTAGTGGKAFVIQTQSAYANDSAPLWKALNTVAPVDRAASQITAVGPSLGREYLTNALWALVIALGIQFLYIAFRFGWNYIFGLVTVIALVRDAAMMIGIYALADRRADDAFLAAVLTVIGYSVMDTIVILDRIRENTKLMAGAPYEKIVNESIKQTMTRSFNTLATVVITLVALLALGGASLKNFAFALLVGICSGGYHSIFYSAPLVLGFRKRQLEAAAKRRKLGVGAERSVTTRSRGDATSPQGRGGAPREDIVAARRERRQKAKAARSVSPAPVQRYRKRRPEENGAVAVEEPLLAQEEGIDPLDAQKAGLHDEALEQGHEEISLNLEDSTEHQHSGAERPEEGGAP